In Agromyces sp. SYSU T00194, a genomic segment contains:
- a CDS encoding VOC family protein: MGEPTEPQTISGAEFRRAPGVADWRMTASGGPQAVFTASSLAEAARLVEPVVAAAAQHGILPDLDVRPEGVVVGIPDRDFAGLPASAALFAADVSRAAAELGLTADPALVQSVGIYVAQHSQVDARPFFLAALGYEPLGDTDAVDPLRRSPQLAFNPINGDAASRGRTHFDVYVPADQAQARVDAALAAGGRLADGSNPPFWWSLASPDNHGVDIAPWADATD; the protein is encoded by the coding sequence ATGGGCGAACCGACCGAACCGCAGACCATCTCCGGTGCCGAGTTCCGCCGGGCGCCGGGGGTTGCCGACTGGCGGATGACCGCGTCCGGCGGGCCGCAGGCGGTGTTCACCGCTTCCTCGCTCGCCGAGGCGGCGCGACTCGTCGAACCGGTAGTCGCTGCGGCGGCGCAGCACGGGATACTGCCCGACCTCGATGTGCGGCCCGAGGGCGTCGTCGTGGGCATCCCCGACCGCGATTTCGCGGGCCTCCCCGCGTCTGCTGCGTTGTTCGCGGCCGATGTCTCGCGCGCGGCCGCCGAGCTGGGGCTCACCGCGGATCCAGCGCTCGTGCAGTCCGTGGGCATCTACGTCGCGCAGCACTCGCAGGTCGACGCGCGCCCGTTCTTCCTGGCCGCGCTCGGCTACGAGCCGCTGGGCGACACCGACGCCGTCGACCCCCTGCGTCGCAGCCCGCAACTTGCGTTCAACCCCATCAACGGCGACGCCGCGTCACGAGGCCGCACGCACTTCGACGTCTACGTGCCCGCCGACCAAGCCCAGGCGCGGGTCGACGCGGCTCTCGCGGCCGGGGGTCGGCTCGCCGACGGCTCCAACCCACCGTTCTGGTGGTCGCTCGCCTCCCCCGACAACCACGGCGTCGACATCGCGCCGTGGGCGGATGCCACGGACTGA
- a CDS encoding S10 family peptidase — MPDSPAETTDTTAGGASNAKPDGRGPVTPAWEAPAGASTPMTWAPDGHEPVSLTATADWTVLRREESPAAEVFAVSYLATDAAPDRPVTFVFNGGPGASSAYLHVGAIGPRRVVLPDDGSTSRMPVRLVDNDASWIAETDLVFIDPVGTGFSRPIPPEQDSDAPGYWSYERDLAAMREFISRWLSRHRRWSAPVFLAGESYGGYRVGRLAWSLPTDEGVGLAGAVLISPALEITPLTFTDYATDPYVDTVPTMAAGAFHHGRCRAPEAADGADAVAAAAVRFATTDYAMFLLRGAAVPAEERAAVLARLAELVGLDPAVVEHLHGRIGIDRWTRELLRDRGEVAGLYDVTQTVVDPFTDRVSFEGGEHTLAGSTAAFTMAINHLLRAEIGVETDRQYALLSEEVNTKWATDDGHHALATPPGSVDDLRRGLTLNPHLRALIVHGRHDLVTPLDSSRRIIDLMRLAPATGDRVRLRAYDGGHMFYTLGDSRAAFTADVREFFAACLPEGAS, encoded by the coding sequence ATGCCCGATTCCCCCGCCGAGACGACCGACACGACCGCGGGCGGCGCATCGAACGCGAAGCCCGACGGCCGCGGCCCGGTCACCCCGGCATGGGAGGCGCCCGCGGGTGCGAGCACCCCCATGACGTGGGCGCCCGACGGCCACGAGCCCGTCTCGCTCACCGCGACCGCGGACTGGACCGTGCTGCGCCGGGAGGAGTCGCCGGCCGCCGAGGTCTTCGCCGTCTCCTACCTCGCCACCGACGCGGCCCCCGATCGCCCGGTGACGTTCGTGTTCAACGGCGGACCGGGCGCCTCGTCCGCGTACCTGCACGTCGGGGCCATCGGCCCCCGCCGTGTCGTCCTGCCCGACGACGGCTCGACGTCGCGGATGCCGGTGCGGTTGGTCGACAACGACGCCTCGTGGATCGCCGAGACCGACCTGGTGTTCATCGACCCGGTCGGCACCGGGTTCTCGCGCCCCATCCCGCCGGAGCAGGACTCGGATGCGCCGGGCTACTGGAGCTACGAGCGAGACCTCGCGGCGATGCGCGAGTTCATCAGCCGCTGGCTGTCGCGCCATCGCCGGTGGTCGGCCCCGGTCTTCCTCGCGGGTGAGAGCTACGGCGGCTATCGGGTCGGGCGCCTCGCGTGGTCGCTGCCGACCGACGAGGGCGTGGGGCTCGCGGGCGCCGTGCTCATCTCGCCGGCGCTCGAGATCACCCCGCTGACCTTCACCGACTACGCCACCGATCCGTACGTCGACACGGTTCCGACCATGGCGGCGGGTGCCTTCCACCACGGGCGCTGCCGGGCGCCCGAGGCGGCGGACGGAGCGGATGCGGTCGCGGCGGCCGCCGTGCGGTTCGCGACGACCGACTACGCGATGTTCCTGCTGCGCGGGGCCGCAGTGCCGGCCGAGGAGCGGGCCGCCGTGCTCGCGCGACTGGCCGAACTGGTCGGACTCGACCCGGCGGTGGTCGAGCACCTGCACGGCCGCATCGGCATCGACCGCTGGACCCGCGAGCTCCTCCGCGACCGCGGCGAGGTCGCGGGCCTCTACGACGTCACCCAGACCGTCGTCGATCCCTTCACCGACCGCGTGTCGTTCGAAGGCGGCGAGCACACCCTGGCGGGCTCGACGGCGGCGTTCACCATGGCGATCAACCACCTGCTGCGCGCCGAGATCGGCGTGGAGACCGACCGGCAGTACGCACTGCTCAGCGAGGAGGTGAACACGAAGTGGGCCACCGACGACGGCCACCACGCACTCGCCACCCCTCCGGGGTCGGTCGACGACCTCCGCCGGGGCCTCACCCTCAACCCGCATCTGCGTGCGCTCATCGTGCACGGTCGCCACGACCTGGTGACTCCGCTCGACAGCTCGCGCCGGATCATCGACCTCATGCGCCTCGCGCCCGCCACCGGCGATCGCGTGCGCCTTCGTGCCTACGACGGCGGGCACATGTTCTACACGCTCGGCGACAGCCGGGCGGCCTTCACCGCCGACGTGCGCGAGTTCTTCGCGGCGTGCCTGCCCGAGGGCGCCTCGTGA
- a CDS encoding SRPBCC family protein — MPTIDITSDPEALTMTVVAEFDAPVERLWAIYTDPRQLERFWGPPGWPATFSAYDLTVGGHAHYAMNGPRGELSRGTWEFLAIEEPHRLEVLDAFADESGAPIDGMPAMRMVLTFEQAGAGTRMRTVSHFTSVEALEQVIEMGVVEGTRLAMGQIERVLHDLREYSQGKGTQTEVLTDQHVRITRLVDGPRDLVWRAHTEPELMRQWLLGPDGWAMTECEMPASAPGPYRYAWAPVAGGEGEPFGFDGEVTLLQAPRRMVSTEHMTGTDYPPTLNDLQLYEEDGATLISLLIEYPDAATRDMVLATGMPEGMETSYARLERELLAV, encoded by the coding sequence ATGCCCACCATCGACATCACCTCCGACCCCGAAGCCCTCACAATGACCGTCGTCGCCGAGTTCGACGCGCCGGTCGAGCGGCTCTGGGCGATCTACACCGATCCGCGCCAGCTCGAGCGGTTCTGGGGCCCGCCCGGGTGGCCGGCGACCTTCTCCGCGTACGACCTCACCGTCGGCGGCCACGCGCATTACGCCATGAATGGCCCGCGCGGCGAGCTGTCGCGCGGCACGTGGGAGTTCCTCGCCATCGAGGAGCCGCACCGCCTCGAGGTGCTCGACGCGTTCGCCGACGAGTCCGGCGCGCCGATCGACGGCATGCCCGCGATGCGCATGGTCCTCACGTTCGAGCAGGCAGGCGCCGGCACGCGCATGCGCACGGTGAGCCACTTCACGTCGGTCGAGGCGCTCGAGCAGGTCATCGAGATGGGCGTGGTCGAGGGCACGCGCCTGGCGATGGGCCAGATCGAGCGCGTGCTGCACGACCTTCGCGAGTACTCCCAGGGGAAGGGCACGCAGACCGAGGTGCTCACCGACCAGCACGTGCGCATCACGCGCCTCGTCGACGGACCGCGCGATCTCGTGTGGCGTGCGCACACCGAGCCCGAGCTCATGCGGCAGTGGCTGCTCGGGCCCGACGGCTGGGCGATGACCGAGTGCGAGATGCCCGCCTCCGCGCCCGGGCCATACCGCTACGCGTGGGCGCCCGTCGCGGGCGGCGAGGGCGAACCGTTCGGCTTCGACGGCGAGGTGACGCTCCTGCAGGCGCCGCGCCGCATGGTCTCGACCGAGCACATGACCGGCACCGACTACCCGCCGACGCTCAACGACCTGCAGCTCTACGAGGAGGACGGCGCGACGCTCATCAGCCTGCTCATCGAGTACCCCGACGCCGCGACGCGCGACATGGTGCTCGCGACCGGCATGCCCGAGGGCATGGAGACGAGCTACGCCCGGCTCGAGCGCGAGCTGCTCGCGGTGTAG
- a CDS encoding type II toxin-antitoxin system VapC family toxin, with amino-acid sequence MSDAPLVYVDTSALGALLVAQSETEALVEWLDQADVRLVSSDLLETELRRMAVREGRDQSKVSAILDGVSLAALDRVAYRSAGLLPMPYLRTLDALHLEAAMRLDVDAVLTYDHRLGEAARSAGLDVVAPGRVP; translated from the coding sequence GTGAGCGACGCCCCGCTCGTCTACGTCGACACGTCGGCGCTCGGCGCGCTCCTGGTGGCCCAGTCCGAGACGGAGGCCCTCGTCGAGTGGCTCGACCAGGCGGATGTCAGGCTCGTCTCGAGCGATCTGCTCGAGACAGAGCTGCGTCGGATGGCTGTGCGCGAGGGGCGGGATCAGTCGAAGGTCAGCGCGATCCTCGATGGTGTATCCCTCGCGGCACTCGACCGGGTCGCGTACCGCTCGGCAGGGCTGCTGCCGATGCCGTACCTGCGTACGCTCGACGCCCTGCATCTCGAAGCGGCGATGCGGCTGGACGTCGATGCCGTCCTGACGTACGACCACCGGCTCGGCGAGGCAGCGCGGTCCGCAGGGCTCGATGTTGTCGCTCCGGGTCGAGTGCCTTAG
- a CDS encoding TetR/AcrR family transcriptional regulator — protein MNASSTLRRDAALNRARIAEVGRTYLSDGRPLQLNDIARDAGVGVATVYRHFPTPELLLEHLARPVMEELEAAGRSALASDDAWQSLEGFLRLGLQTQLGDPALAAVLAAPSHADARTVELIASLNMLAMRLVARAKAAGLLADSLQGSDLFPLMCGVAYAARLGLTADPSDAGVVDRFLDALLTGVRVR, from the coding sequence ATGAACGCATCGTCGACGCTGAGGAGGGATGCCGCGCTGAACCGTGCCCGGATCGCGGAGGTCGGCCGGACCTACCTCTCCGACGGTCGTCCGCTCCAGCTCAACGACATCGCGCGCGACGCGGGCGTCGGCGTCGCGACCGTCTACCGGCACTTCCCGACGCCGGAGCTGCTGCTCGAGCATCTGGCACGCCCGGTGATGGAGGAGCTCGAGGCGGCGGGACGTTCGGCGCTCGCGTCGGACGACGCGTGGCAGTCGCTCGAGGGATTCCTTCGGCTCGGACTCCAGACGCAGCTCGGCGATCCAGCGCTGGCGGCGGTGCTGGCCGCGCCCTCGCATGCGGATGCGCGCACCGTCGAGCTGATCGCGTCGCTCAACATGCTGGCGATGCGGCTGGTCGCTCGCGCCAAGGCGGCGGGCCTCCTTGCCGACAGCCTGCAGGGCTCCGATCTCTTCCCGCTCATGTGCGGCGTGGCGTATGCAGCACGGCTCGGTCTGACCGCAGATCCGAGCGATGCGGGGGTGGTCGACCGATTCCTCGACGCGCTGCTTACGGGTGTGCGCGTGCGCTGA
- a CDS encoding HigA family addiction module antitoxin, which yields MTITDKIPPIHPGEVLMEDFIKGFDITQNRLAVAIGVPPRRINEIVHGKRGITADTALRLAKYFGTSAEFWINLQSHYELDRAEDLAGAQIASIRPLEVA from the coding sequence TTGACTATCACTGACAAGATTCCCCCGATTCATCCGGGTGAGGTCCTCATGGAGGACTTCATCAAGGGCTTCGACATCACGCAGAACAGGCTCGCCGTCGCCATCGGTGTACCGCCGCGCCGCATCAACGAGATCGTGCACGGCAAGCGTGGGATCACAGCCGACACCGCACTTCGGCTTGCGAAGTACTTCGGCACGTCGGCGGAGTTCTGGATCAACTTGCAGAGTCACTACGAGCTCGACCGTGCGGAGGATCTCGCGGGGGCGCAGATCGCTTCGATCAGGCCGCTTGAGGTCGCGTGA
- a CDS encoding type II toxin-antitoxin system Phd/YefM family antitoxin produces MSASMPQGKRLSQRELRNESGRVLRAVGEGQSFVLTNRGVPVGRIVPLDAPSPTLPIVRPAKRVGGWASLKPQRVESDRPMAQILDEMREDRV; encoded by the coding sequence ATGAGTGCGAGCATGCCTCAGGGTAAGCGTCTGTCGCAGCGCGAGTTGCGCAATGAGTCCGGACGCGTCCTTCGCGCTGTCGGCGAGGGGCAGTCCTTCGTGCTGACCAACCGCGGAGTACCCGTCGGTCGTATCGTTCCGCTCGATGCCCCGTCGCCCACGTTGCCGATCGTCCGGCCTGCCAAGCGGGTCGGTGGGTGGGCGTCGTTGAAGCCCCAGCGGGTCGAGAGCGACCGGCCGATGGCTCAGATCCTCGACGAGATGCGAGAGGATCGCGTGTGA
- a CDS encoding alpha/beta hydrolase family esterase, whose product MRTHKIEAGGRRRTYHHVAPSSPRADAPLIVALHGTGQQGPTMRRFSGRTLDLLAENLGADLVYLDGHRRSWNDSPTRRSNGAGRAGVDDVSYIAAVVERFDRPALVVGFSNGGWMAQRFAREHGALVSGLVVIAAGMQVDETVVPGAREPGALRTLILHGDADPIVPVDGGEARLLGTSHGIVRSARETAEALAGGGEPVETVSDSVARYDWGDVRLVIQSGAGHVIPNRTHAPMRFPIGRSQRTVDTGEEILSHFRVGAQISGHTTLR is encoded by the coding sequence ATGAGAACGCACAAGATCGAGGCAGGCGGCCGGCGCAGGACCTACCACCACGTCGCTCCATCGTCGCCGCGTGCCGATGCGCCGCTCATCGTCGCGCTCCATGGCACCGGCCAGCAGGGCCCGACCATGCGCAGGTTCAGCGGACGCACGCTCGACCTCCTCGCTGAGAACCTCGGAGCAGACCTCGTGTACCTCGATGGGCACCGACGCTCGTGGAACGACTCCCCCACCCGCAGGTCGAACGGCGCGGGCAGGGCGGGCGTCGACGACGTGTCGTACATCGCCGCAGTCGTCGAGCGCTTCGATCGCCCCGCCCTCGTCGTCGGCTTCTCGAACGGCGGCTGGATGGCGCAGCGGTTCGCACGCGAGCACGGCGCACTGGTGTCCGGCCTCGTCGTCATCGCCGCGGGGATGCAGGTCGACGAGACCGTCGTCCCCGGTGCACGGGAGCCCGGGGCCCTCCGCACCCTCATCCTCCACGGAGACGCCGACCCGATCGTCCCGGTCGACGGGGGCGAGGCGCGGCTGCTCGGCACGAGCCACGGCATCGTCCGGTCAGCACGTGAGACCGCCGAGGCGCTCGCGGGAGGCGGCGAGCCGGTGGAGACCGTGAGCGACAGCGTCGCCCGGTACGACTGGGGCGACGTACGACTGGTGATCCAGAGCGGCGCCGGTCACGTCATCCCCAACCGGACGCACGCGCCGATGCGATTCCCGATCGGCCGCTCGCAGCGCACCGTGGACACCGGGGAGGAGATCTTGAGCCACTTCCGCGTCGGCGCCCAGATCTCCGGGCACACCACTCTGCGGTGA
- a CDS encoding AAA family ATPase has translation MIQVVLMCGPAGSGKSAHARRLAARGFALLSFDALAWELGHQEHPLPDAARDEVHTALRHVLTEHVSRGASVVVDSSFWSRASRDSYRQFLAGLGVEPVVHYVTAPSDVILDRLARRSNSGPDDIAVPEHQALTYMAAFQVPTDAEGPMLRVDGA, from the coding sequence ATGATTCAGGTGGTGTTGATGTGCGGCCCGGCGGGTTCGGGCAAGTCGGCGCACGCGCGTCGCCTCGCCGCACGTGGCTTCGCGCTGCTGTCGTTCGACGCGCTGGCGTGGGAGCTCGGGCACCAGGAGCATCCGCTGCCGGATGCAGCCCGTGACGAAGTCCACACTGCGCTCCGGCACGTCCTGACCGAGCATGTCAGCCGCGGAGCATCCGTCGTCGTCGACTCGTCGTTCTGGTCGCGCGCGTCCCGCGACTCGTACCGCCAGTTCCTGGCGGGTCTGGGGGTCGAGCCCGTCGTCCACTACGTGACGGCGCCCAGTGATGTGATCCTCGACCGCCTTGCGCGCCGCAGCAACAGCGGGCCCGACGACATCGCCGTGCCCGAGCATCAGGCACTGACCTACATGGCCGCCTTCCAGGTCCCCACGGACGCCGAGGGCCCGATGCTGCGAGTCGACGGAGCCTGA
- a CDS encoding type II toxin-antitoxin system RelE/ParE family toxin has translation MIRSFGSKDTERLWGRDRVPSIDPRIHSTALRKLRQVGSAQVLDDLRLPPGNRLEALKGDRAGQHSIRINDQWRICFVWTDAGPEEVEIVDYH, from the coding sequence GTGATCAGGTCGTTCGGGAGCAAGGACACCGAACGTCTGTGGGGTCGTGACCGTGTGCCGTCGATTGATCCTCGGATCCACTCGACAGCGCTTCGGAAGTTGCGTCAGGTGGGTTCCGCGCAGGTTCTGGATGACCTCCGACTCCCGCCAGGAAATCGGCTCGAGGCGCTGAAGGGCGATCGTGCCGGACAGCACAGCATCAGAATCAACGACCAGTGGCGGATCTGCTTCGTGTGGACCGACGCCGGGCCAGAGGAGGTGGAGATCGTTGACTATCACTGA
- a CDS encoding ArsR/SmtB family transcription factor, which yields MVVRNELTDAETDRVFHALAAATRRDILRRTAVREQSVSELAADYDMSFAAVQKHVAVLEEARLVIKRAEGRERLVRADPTVIARVRALLAQYEDLWRGRIDRLDALLAEHPSRDSTERR from the coding sequence ATGGTTGTACGAAATGAACTGACGGATGCTGAGACCGACCGTGTCTTCCACGCGCTCGCCGCGGCCACGCGGCGTGACATCCTGCGCCGCACCGCGGTGCGGGAGCAGTCGGTGTCCGAGCTCGCGGCCGACTACGACATGTCGTTCGCGGCCGTGCAGAAGCACGTCGCCGTGCTCGAGGAGGCACGGCTCGTCATCAAGCGCGCCGAGGGGCGGGAGCGGCTCGTGCGTGCCGACCCGACCGTGATCGCGCGCGTCCGAGCGCTGCTCGCCCAGTACGAGGACCTCTGGCGCGGACGCATCGACCGGCTCGACGCGCTGCTCGCGGAGCATCCGTCACGCGATTCCACCGAAAGGCGCTGA